One window of Sinorhizobium numidicum genomic DNA carries:
- the cydB gene encoding cytochrome d ubiquinol oxidase subunit II produces the protein MTFDLPLIWAAIIAFAVLAYVILDGFDLGVGILFPLFPEKHDRDVMMNSVAPVWDGNETWLVLGGGGLMAVFPLAYATVLPALYAPIIAMLIGLIFRGVAFEYRWRTRRGEFLWNWAFAAGSTLAAFAQGLALGALVQGIPVEDRAYAGGWWDWLTPFSIVTGIAIVVGYGLLGATWLVMKTHGDLAERARRLAVRCCFATVAAMGIVSLWTPFLEPVYLERWFGWPTAIFSVIVPLLVLGCVYLLLKGIRDRRDVQPFIAALGLFVLGYIGIGISFYPYMVPASLTIWDAAAPDESLAFLLAGALVLVPIILAYTGYAYWVFRGKVDPEEGYH, from the coding sequence ATGACCTTTGATCTGCCGCTGATCTGGGCCGCGATCATCGCCTTTGCGGTTCTCGCCTATGTGATCCTCGATGGCTTCGACCTCGGCGTCGGCATTCTCTTTCCTCTTTTCCCTGAAAAACACGATCGCGACGTCATGATGAATTCCGTGGCGCCCGTCTGGGACGGCAACGAGACCTGGCTCGTGCTCGGCGGCGGCGGCCTCATGGCCGTGTTCCCCCTCGCCTATGCGACGGTGCTGCCCGCGCTCTACGCACCGATCATAGCCATGCTCATCGGCCTCATTTTCCGGGGCGTGGCGTTCGAATACCGCTGGCGCACGAGGCGCGGCGAATTCCTGTGGAACTGGGCCTTTGCCGCCGGTTCGACGTTGGCAGCCTTCGCGCAAGGCCTGGCGCTCGGCGCGCTCGTGCAGGGCATTCCGGTCGAAGACCGGGCCTATGCCGGCGGCTGGTGGGACTGGCTGACGCCGTTTTCCATCGTGACGGGCATCGCGATCGTGGTCGGCTATGGGCTGCTTGGCGCGACCTGGCTGGTGATGAAGACCCACGGCGATCTCGCGGAACGCGCACGCCGCCTCGCAGTCAGATGCTGCTTCGCGACGGTCGCGGCCATGGGCATCGTCAGCCTGTGGACGCCGTTTCTCGAGCCGGTCTACCTTGAGCGCTGGTTCGGCTGGCCGACCGCGATCTTCAGCGTGATCGTGCCGCTGCTGGTGCTCGGCTGCGTCTACCTGCTTCTCAAGGGCATTCGCGACCGTCGTGACGTGCAGCCCTTCATCGCCGCGCTCGGCCTTTTCGTGCTGGGCTATATCGGCATCGGCATCAGCTTCTATCCCTACATGGTGCCGGCGTCGCTCACCATCTGGGATGCTGCCGCTCCCGACGAAAGCCTTGCCTTCCTGCTCGCCGGCGCGCTCGTGCTGGTGCCTATCATTCTCGCCTATACGGGCTATGCCTACTGGGTGTTCCGCGGCAAGGTCGATCCGGAGGAGGGCTACCATTGA
- a CDS encoding cytochrome ubiquinol oxidase subunit I: protein MFEAFDATVLARIQFAFTVSFHIIFPAFSIGLASYLTVLEALWLWKKDEVYLELFNFWKTIFAVAFGMGVVSGIVMSYQFGTNWSVFSDKAGPVIGPLMGYEVLTAFFLEAGFLGIMLFGMNRVGPRLHFLATAMVALGTLISATWILAANSWMQTPAGFSINEAGQFIPADWSAIIFNPSFPYRLTHMVLAAYLTTAFVVGACGAWHLLRKTAPRRAHTMFSMAMWMAAIVAPIQIFAGDLHGLNTLEHQPAKVMAMEGHYQSHEGGAPLILFGVPNPAEKRIEYAVEIPKLSSLILKHDLNAPLAGLDTIPDELHPPVSIIFWSFRVMVAIGFAMLGIGIWSLWCRYRRTLDTNAWLHRTAVLMGPAGFVAVLSGWITTEVGRQPYTIYGQLLTANSISPIEAPAVGFSLVAFIIVYFLVFGAGTFYILRLMGRLPRDPMPELEEGPLRTAGITPGPAHTKLHGDHHDL from the coding sequence GTGTTTGAAGCCTTTGATGCCACGGTGCTTGCGCGCATTCAGTTCGCCTTCACGGTCTCGTTTCACATCATCTTTCCCGCCTTTTCCATCGGACTCGCAAGCTATCTCACCGTCCTCGAAGCGCTCTGGCTCTGGAAGAAGGACGAGGTCTATCTGGAGCTTTTCAACTTCTGGAAGACGATCTTCGCCGTCGCCTTCGGGATGGGCGTCGTTTCCGGCATCGTCATGTCCTATCAGTTCGGCACCAACTGGAGCGTGTTCTCCGACAAGGCGGGGCCGGTCATCGGGCCGCTGATGGGCTACGAGGTGCTGACGGCCTTCTTCCTCGAGGCGGGCTTTCTCGGCATCATGCTGTTCGGCATGAACCGGGTCGGGCCGAGGCTGCATTTTCTCGCGACTGCCATGGTTGCCCTCGGCACACTGATTTCGGCCACCTGGATTCTCGCCGCCAATTCCTGGATGCAAACGCCGGCCGGCTTCTCGATCAATGAAGCAGGTCAGTTCATCCCGGCCGACTGGTCAGCAATCATCTTCAATCCCTCCTTTCCCTACCGGCTCACGCATATGGTGCTCGCCGCCTATCTGACCACTGCATTCGTTGTCGGCGCTTGCGGGGCGTGGCACCTCCTGCGCAAGACCGCCCCGCGCCGGGCGCACACGATGTTCTCGATGGCGATGTGGATGGCGGCAATCGTCGCGCCGATCCAGATCTTCGCCGGCGATCTGCATGGGCTGAACACGCTGGAGCACCAACCGGCGAAGGTCATGGCGATGGAAGGACACTATCAAAGTCACGAGGGCGGAGCGCCGCTCATCCTCTTCGGCGTTCCGAACCCCGCCGAGAAGCGCATCGAATACGCGGTCGAAATCCCGAAGCTGTCGAGCCTCATCCTGAAACACGATCTCAATGCGCCGCTCGCCGGCCTGGATACGATTCCTGACGAGCTGCATCCTCCGGTCAGCATCATCTTCTGGTCTTTCCGTGTCATGGTCGCGATTGGCTTTGCCATGCTCGGCATCGGGATTTGGAGCCTCTGGTGCCGGTATCGCCGTACGCTCGACACCAATGCCTGGCTTCACCGCACCGCGGTATTGATGGGTCCCGCCGGCTTCGTTGCGGTGCTTTCTGGTTGGATTACCACCGAAGTCGGCCGACAGCCCTATACGATCTACGGTCAGTTGCTGACCGCCAACTCGATCTCGCCGATCGAAGCACCGGCTGTCGGATTCTCGCTCGTCGCCTTCATCATCGTCTACTTTCTCGTCTTCGGGGCCGGCACCTTCTACATTCTGCGGCTGATGGGCCGCCTGCCCCGCGACCCGATGCCCGAGCTCGAAGAGGGACCGCTGCGCACTGCCGGCATCACGCCGGGTCCGGCACACACCAAACTGCATGGAGATCACCATGACCTTTGA
- a CDS encoding M20 aminoacylase family protein: MKLAAAIDNAMPELVAIRHDLHTHPELGLEEKRTSAFIARHLEALGYEVTTGLAKTGVIGTLRNGTGSRSIGIRADIDALPIHEETGLDYASKTPGLMHACGHDGHTAMLLGAARALAERKNFDGTIHLIFQPAEENFGGAKIMIDEGLFDRFPCDAVFALHNEPNLPFGQFALREGPIMAAVDEARITVHGRGGHGAEPQETADPIVCGASIVMALQSIVSRNIHPMDPSVVTVGAFHAGSASNIIPERAEIVVGIRSFDPAVRDELERRIRMIAEAQAASFGMRATVDYQRSYDATINHKPETDFVREIAIRFAGADKVVDLARPFMGSEDFAYMLQDRPGTYFFLGSRMTGEEKPLHHPGYNFNDDLLPIGAAFWTELAEAYLAWT, from the coding sequence ATGAAGCTCGCCGCCGCCATCGACAATGCCATGCCGGAACTCGTCGCGATCCGGCATGACTTGCACACCCATCCGGAACTAGGGCTCGAGGAGAAACGGACCTCTGCCTTCATCGCCCGCCATCTCGAGGCCCTTGGCTACGAGGTGACGACGGGACTTGCGAAGACCGGGGTCATCGGCACGCTTAGAAACGGCACCGGCTCCCGATCGATCGGCATCCGTGCCGACATCGACGCGCTGCCGATTCATGAAGAAACCGGCCTCGACTACGCCAGCAAAACACCAGGACTGATGCATGCCTGCGGCCATGACGGCCACACGGCGATGCTGCTCGGTGCCGCCCGGGCGCTTGCCGAGCGAAAGAATTTCGACGGCACCATTCACCTCATCTTCCAGCCGGCCGAGGAGAATTTCGGCGGCGCGAAGATCATGATCGATGAAGGTCTGTTCGATCGATTCCCCTGCGATGCCGTCTTCGCGCTCCACAATGAACCGAACCTGCCCTTCGGTCAGTTCGCGCTGCGCGAGGGACCGATCATGGCCGCAGTCGACGAGGCGCGGATTACCGTTCACGGCCGCGGCGGGCATGGCGCCGAGCCGCAGGAGACGGCCGACCCGATCGTCTGCGGCGCGAGCATCGTCATGGCGCTACAATCGATCGTATCGCGCAACATCCATCCGATGGACCCGTCGGTCGTCACCGTCGGCGCCTTCCATGCGGGCTCGGCGAGCAACATCATTCCCGAACGAGCCGAAATCGTCGTCGGCATCCGCTCGTTCGACCCGGCGGTCCGCGACGAGCTCGAACGCCGTATTCGAATGATCGCAGAGGCGCAAGCCGCGAGCTTCGGCATGCGCGCCACAGTCGACTACCAGCGCAGCTACGATGCGACGATCAATCACAAGCCGGAGACGGATTTCGTCCGCGAGATCGCCATCCGCTTTGCCGGTGCGGACAAGGTGGTCGATCTTGCGCGCCCGTTCATGGGCAGCGAGGATTTCGCCTATATGCTCCAGGATAGGCCGGGTACGTACTTCTTCCTGGGATCGAGGATGACGGGTGAAGAGAAGCCGCTCCACCATCCCGGCTACAACTTCAACGACGATCTGCTGCCGATCGGGGCAGCTTTCTGGACGGAACTTGCCGAGGCTTATCTCGCCTGGACCTGA
- a CDS encoding ABC transporter permease, which translates to MTDETTHALAFTPEDLPKGKGFFQPHRIVLMLIFASLVLTLAVFMRWDWLPRYLPKLGSGILVSLAMLFSTAIIGFLLAVPLGLAQVTGPWFLKAPARIFCTVIRGTPLLLQLWLLYYGLGSLFPQFPAIRHSFLWPYLREAWPYGVAALTISFAAYEGEVMRGAFAGVPAGELEAARAYGMGRWTAFRRIWLPRAVHRALPTLNGETVLQLKSTPLVATITVIDVYAVISKVRQETYLTYEPLLLLAAIYMCLTGILVVAFRYFENRIPTRGA; encoded by the coding sequence ATGACCGACGAAACCACGCACGCGCTGGCTTTCACACCCGAGGATCTGCCCAAAGGCAAGGGCTTCTTCCAGCCGCATCGCATCGTGCTGATGCTGATCTTCGCAAGCCTCGTGCTTACGCTTGCGGTCTTCATGCGCTGGGACTGGTTGCCGCGTTATCTGCCGAAACTCGGCTCCGGCATTCTCGTCAGCCTGGCAATGCTCTTCAGCACCGCGATCATCGGCTTCCTGCTTGCCGTTCCGCTCGGGCTCGCTCAGGTGACCGGACCTTGGTTTTTGAAAGCGCCTGCCCGCATCTTCTGCACTGTCATTCGGGGCACTCCACTGCTGCTGCAGCTCTGGCTCCTCTATTACGGCCTCGGCTCGCTTTTCCCGCAATTTCCGGCGATCCGGCACTCGTTTCTCTGGCCCTATCTCCGCGAGGCCTGGCCCTATGGCGTCGCGGCGCTGACGATCTCATTTGCCGCCTACGAGGGAGAAGTGATGCGCGGCGCCTTCGCCGGCGTGCCTGCAGGAGAGCTGGAGGCAGCGCGCGCCTATGGCATGGGGCGCTGGACGGCCTTCCGGCGCATCTGGCTGCCGCGCGCCGTCCACCGGGCGCTGCCGACGCTCAACGGCGAGACCGTGCTGCAACTCAAATCGACGCCGCTCGTCGCGACCATCACCGTCATCGATGTCTATGCGGTGATCTCCAAGGTGCGGCAGGAAACATACCTGACCTACGAACCGCTGCTGCTGCTTGCGGCCATCTATATGTGCCTCACCGGCATTCTGGTCGTGGCATTCCGCTACTTCGAAAACCGCATACCTACACGTGGTGCCTAA
- a CDS encoding ABC transporter permease produces the protein MAADTFINWSLLSLSAPGWGGVLLQGFLHSIQIAIGGYALGLLLGIGGAFGKLYGGPVLRDLLECYTTIVRAVPELVLILLLYYAGTDLLNQLLGAVGFGSIDISGLVAGIFVIGVVQGAYSTEVLRGAIKAVPAGQIEAARAYGMSPVKVLRRITLPAMLPYAIPGLANLWLIATKDTALLAVVGFSELTLVTRQAAGATKAYFLFFCAAGALYLALTLVSNVFIGMIERHARRGFAEQR, from the coding sequence ATGGCAGCGGATACATTCATCAACTGGAGCCTGCTTTCGCTCTCGGCGCCCGGGTGGGGCGGCGTTCTGCTGCAGGGATTCCTCCATTCGATCCAGATTGCCATCGGCGGCTACGCACTCGGATTGCTGCTCGGCATCGGCGGCGCCTTCGGCAAGCTCTACGGTGGGCCGGTGCTGCGCGATCTACTGGAGTGCTACACGACGATCGTGAGGGCCGTGCCCGAGCTCGTCCTTATCCTTCTTCTCTACTATGCGGGTACCGACCTTTTGAACCAGCTCCTGGGCGCGGTCGGTTTCGGATCGATCGATATCAGCGGTCTGGTGGCGGGCATCTTCGTTATCGGGGTCGTACAGGGTGCCTATTCGACGGAGGTGTTGCGCGGCGCGATCAAGGCCGTGCCGGCCGGTCAGATTGAGGCCGCCAGAGCCTATGGCATGTCTCCCGTAAAAGTCCTGCGACGCATCACGCTGCCGGCGATGCTGCCCTATGCCATTCCCGGCCTCGCCAACCTCTGGCTGATCGCGACGAAAGACACGGCGCTGCTCGCCGTCGTCGGCTTCAGCGAACTGACGCTCGTGACGCGACAGGCCGCCGGCGCTACCAAAGCCTATTTCCTGTTTTTCTGTGCGGCGGGCGCGCTCTATCTGGCGCTGACGCTCGTTTCCAACGTCTTCATCGGCATGATCGAGCGGCATGCGCGTCGTGGCTTCGCGGAGCAAAGATGA
- a CDS encoding transporter substrate-binding domain-containing protein, with amino-acid sequence MKKALKFLAIAAALSITGAAAASAETVKVGIAAEPYPPFTSPDASGNWQGWEIEFTKAICAEAKLDCVITPVAWDGIIPALTAKKIDMIIGSMSITEERLKTIDFSDKYYNTPTGVIGTKGVDIKPTPEGLAGKALGVQVATVHQAYATKHFAPAGAEVKEYQTQDEANQDLAAGRLDAVQADAIALDAFLQSDQGKECCDYKGDVAPDLAVLGPGVGVGLRKGETELKDKINAAIKAIRANGTYDAFSKKYFDFDIYGG; translated from the coding sequence ATGAAGAAGGCATTGAAATTCCTGGCGATTGCCGCCGCCCTCTCGATCACCGGCGCTGCGGCAGCCTCGGCTGAAACGGTCAAGGTCGGCATTGCCGCGGAACCCTATCCGCCTTTCACCTCGCCCGACGCCAGCGGCAACTGGCAAGGCTGGGAAATCGAGTTCACGAAGGCGATTTGTGCCGAGGCCAAGCTCGACTGCGTGATCACGCCCGTCGCCTGGGACGGCATCATCCCGGCGCTGACCGCAAAGAAGATCGACATGATCATCGGCTCGATGTCGATCACCGAGGAGCGCCTGAAGACCATCGACTTCTCCGACAAGTACTACAACACGCCGACCGGCGTTATCGGCACCAAGGGCGTCGACATCAAGCCGACGCCGGAGGGACTCGCCGGCAAGGCGCTCGGCGTGCAGGTCGCGACCGTGCACCAAGCCTATGCGACGAAGCACTTCGCCCCCGCCGGTGCGGAGGTGAAGGAATATCAGACGCAGGACGAGGCCAACCAGGATCTCGCCGCCGGACGTCTGGATGCCGTGCAGGCAGACGCGATCGCGCTTGACGCTTTCCTGCAGAGCGATCAGGGCAAAGAATGCTGCGATTATAAGGGCGACGTGGCTCCGGACCTCGCCGTTCTCGGACCGGGCGTCGGCGTCGGGCTGCGCAAGGGCGAGACGGAGCTGAAGGACAAGATCAACGCTGCGATCAAGGCGATCCGTGCGAACGGCACCTACGACGCCTTCTCGAAGAAGTATTTCGACTTCGACATCTACGGCGGATAA
- a CDS encoding ABC transporter ATP-binding protein, whose amino-acid sequence MTDAAQAIEVTDLYKRFGPLEVLKGVSLTARQGDVIAIIGGSGSGKSTLLRCINMLELPSAGRVSVHGEEIRMKSDGHGGLMPADRKQVQRIRTQLGMVFQSFNLWQHMTILENVIEAPVHVLGKAKAEAVETGEALLRRVGLYEKRDAYPAFLSGGQQQRAAIARALAIQPLVMLFDEPTSALDPELVGEVLSVIGDLAREKRTMILVTHEMKFARDVANHIVFLHNGVIEEQGRPDAIFGAPKSERLKKFISSIH is encoded by the coding sequence ATGACGGATGCGGCCCAGGCAATAGAGGTCACTGACCTCTACAAGCGTTTCGGGCCATTGGAAGTGCTGAAAGGTGTGTCGCTGACGGCCCGTCAGGGCGACGTCATCGCGATCATCGGCGGCAGCGGTTCCGGCAAATCGACGTTGCTGCGCTGTATCAACATGCTGGAACTGCCCTCGGCCGGCCGGGTCAGCGTGCACGGCGAAGAGATCCGGATGAAATCCGACGGTCACGGCGGATTGATGCCGGCCGATCGCAAGCAGGTCCAGCGCATCCGCACCCAACTCGGCATGGTCTTCCAGAGCTTCAATCTATGGCAGCACATGACGATCCTTGAAAACGTCATCGAGGCGCCGGTGCACGTGCTCGGCAAAGCCAAAGCCGAAGCGGTCGAGACGGGCGAAGCGCTGCTGCGCCGGGTCGGCCTCTACGAGAAGCGCGACGCCTATCCGGCCTTTCTTTCCGGCGGCCAACAGCAGCGCGCCGCGATCGCCCGCGCACTCGCGATCCAGCCTCTCGTGATGCTCTTCGACGAACCGACCTCCGCGCTCGACCCGGAACTCGTCGGCGAGGTGCTTTCGGTGATCGGCGATCTCGCACGCGAGAAGCGGACGATGATCCTCGTCACCCATGAGATGAAGTTCGCCCGCGACGTCGCCAACCACATCGTCTTCCTGCACAACGGCGTCATCGAGGAACAGGGGCGGCCGGATGCCATTTTCGGCGCACCAAAATCCGAAAGGCTGAAAAAATTCATCAGTTCGATTCACTGA
- a CDS encoding TetR family transcriptional regulator C-terminal domain-containing protein, with protein MNRRSFHRAPEGERRQELIEATLDCISEFGLKGATVRQIAIRAGVTAGLVRHYFESKDQMVAEAYRAVITSLTEKAKNVEGDPTTRLRDFIAINLTEPVADSRSISLWAAFISQVRVDPVLAEIHREGYLAFRNALQDLLSEFLAAKGKPASTEECRRYAIAINGLVDGLWVEGCLAGDLFREGELVSIAMDSVEALLGLPLDN; from the coding sequence GTGAACCGCCGCAGCTTTCATCGCGCCCCCGAGGGAGAACGCCGGCAGGAGCTGATCGAGGCGACGCTCGATTGCATATCGGAGTTCGGCCTGAAAGGCGCAACCGTCCGACAGATCGCGATTCGCGCCGGCGTTACGGCGGGGCTCGTGCGCCACTATTTCGAATCGAAGGATCAGATGGTCGCGGAGGCCTACCGCGCCGTCATCACGTCTCTTACGGAAAAGGCGAAGAATGTCGAAGGCGATCCCACGACCCGCCTTCGGGATTTCATCGCCATCAATCTGACCGAACCGGTCGCCGACAGCCGCAGCATCTCGCTCTGGGCAGCCTTCATCAGCCAGGTGCGCGTCGACCCGGTGCTCGCCGAGATTCACCGCGAAGGCTATCTCGCCTTTCGCAACGCCTTGCAGGATCTGCTGAGCGAATTCCTTGCGGCCAAGGGCAAGCCGGCCAGTACGGAGGAATGCCGCCGCTACGCGATCGCGATCAACGGTTTGGTGGATGGGCTATGGGTCGAAGGCTGCCTCGCCGGCGATCTTTTTCGTGAGGGAGAACTTGTCAGCATCGCTATGGATTCGGTCGAGGCTCTGCTCGGCCTGCCGCTCGACAATTAA
- a CDS encoding pyridoxal phosphate-dependent aminotransferase, whose protein sequence is MRYASITSRLADLGSGKWSLHIRARQLKASGADVIELTIGEPDLPPDQVLLDECQRAMNAGRYRYSNGRGEPAVVAALAEKYRRRRADVTAENILCFPGTQTALFAVMLGLAEAGDGVLVGDPLYATYEGVIRSTGAHPVLVPLKPEFGFHMRTEDLKEAITPECRVLLLNTPHNPTGAVLTAAEIAAIGEVARRHNLWIVCDEVYEELVFGAVFASPFDNPDLAERTVVVSSISKSHAAPGFRSGWAAGPVEFTNRLLPISETMLFGVQPFIADMTAYALTHRIDTARQMREAYRRRAGRIVHGLAQAPGVFVLPPEAGMFTLIDVSGTGLSGEAFAWALLEEEKVAVMPGSSFGNEAQNLLRVSLTVPDPDIDEACRRITSLAERCTSRTERCA, encoded by the coding sequence ATGCGTTACGCGTCGATCACTTCGCGTCTTGCCGACCTCGGCTCCGGCAAATGGTCGCTGCACATCCGTGCACGTCAGTTGAAGGCAAGCGGCGCGGACGTCATCGAGCTGACGATCGGCGAACCGGACTTACCGCCTGACCAAGTCCTGCTCGACGAATGCCAACGAGCCATGAACGCGGGACGTTACCGCTACTCGAACGGCCGCGGCGAGCCGGCCGTGGTGGCGGCGCTGGCGGAAAAATACCGCCGCCGGCGCGCCGATGTGACCGCCGAAAATATTCTGTGCTTCCCGGGCACGCAGACGGCGCTCTTCGCCGTCATGCTGGGACTCGCCGAGGCCGGCGATGGCGTGCTCGTCGGCGATCCGCTCTACGCTACCTATGAAGGCGTCATCCGCTCCACCGGTGCCCATCCGGTGCTTGTTCCGTTGAAGCCTGAATTCGGCTTTCACATGCGGACCGAGGACCTGAAAGAAGCGATTACGCCGGAATGCCGCGTGTTGCTCTTGAACACGCCGCACAACCCGACCGGCGCCGTACTGACAGCAGCGGAAATTGCGGCGATCGGCGAGGTAGCGCGCCGCCACAACCTTTGGATCGTTTGCGACGAGGTCTATGAAGAACTGGTCTTCGGCGCCGTCTTTGCGTCGCCCTTCGACAATCCGGATCTCGCCGAGCGCACCGTGGTCGTATCGTCCATTTCGAAGTCGCATGCCGCTCCGGGTTTCCGCAGCGGCTGGGCGGCCGGGCCCGTCGAGTTTACCAATCGGCTCCTGCCGATTTCCGAAACCATGCTCTTCGGAGTGCAGCCGTTCATCGCCGACATGACGGCTTATGCGCTGACGCATCGGATCGATACGGCAAGGCAGATGCGCGAGGCCTATAGGAGGCGTGCCGGAAGGATCGTCCATGGTCTTGCCCAGGCGCCCGGCGTCTTTGTGCTGCCGCCGGAGGCGGGCATGTTCACGTTGATCGACGTCTCCGGCACGGGCCTATCCGGCGAAGCCTTTGCCTGGGCGCTTCTCGAAGAGGAGAAGGTCGCGGTAATGCCGGGTTCCTCCTTCGGCAACGAAGCGCAGAACCTCCTGCGCGTGAGCCTTACGGTTCCGGATCCCGATATTGACGAGGCGTGCCGCCGCATTACGTCTCTAGCCGAACGATGCACCAGCCGCACGGAGCGCTGCGCATGA
- a CDS encoding 5-guanidino-2-oxopentanoate decarboxylase, whose amino-acid sequence MTSEMKTVGEVLVDLLEANGVEVVFGIPGVHTVELYRGLAASKIRHVTPRHEQGAGFMADGYARVSGKPGVALVITGPGLTNTITAMAQARQDSIPMLVISGVNRRDSLGHGRGLLHELPDQHGMMKTLALYSHTLLNPTDLPLVIERAFGVLLSGRPGPVHIEIPTDVMAVRIESREIRPAAATRPRSDSETLQQAAILCAEASRPVILCGGGALTAEEEVRQLAEQIGAPVVTTVNSRGMLAGHPLRVPASPSLRAVRALLRDADLVLALGTEMGQTDYDLYADGGFPVLRNLIRTDIDAAQLARGPQAALPILSGARTATAGMLAFLPGHTAAKDAASRADTTRKAALKELTAKMRAEVGIIDMIYKALPDCTIVGDSTQAVYAGNLYCDAPRQRSWFNSATGYGSLGYAPPAAVGAAVADRTRPVLCLVGDGGFQFSLAEIGSAADARARVIFLVWNNDGYQEIESYMVDSGITPEGVKPSAPDFLMTAKAYGVPAERLANIQDLARALADAAARPGPSLIEIHQAKTVGASA is encoded by the coding sequence ATGACTTCCGAGATGAAGACGGTAGGCGAGGTTCTCGTCGATCTGCTCGAGGCGAACGGCGTCGAGGTCGTGTTCGGCATTCCCGGCGTGCATACGGTCGAGCTTTATCGCGGCCTTGCGGCGTCGAAGATCCGTCACGTCACACCGCGCCACGAGCAAGGCGCCGGCTTCATGGCCGACGGCTATGCGCGCGTCAGCGGCAAGCCCGGCGTGGCGCTGGTCATCACCGGCCCGGGCCTGACCAACACGATCACGGCGATGGCGCAGGCCCGGCAGGATTCCATTCCGATGCTGGTGATCTCCGGCGTCAACCGGCGTGACTCCCTCGGGCACGGCCGCGGATTGCTGCATGAGCTGCCCGATCAGCACGGCATGATGAAGACGCTGGCCCTCTATTCGCACACGCTGCTCAATCCGACCGATTTGCCGCTCGTCATCGAGCGCGCCTTTGGGGTGTTGCTCTCCGGCCGGCCGGGGCCAGTCCACATCGAGATTCCGACGGACGTGATGGCCGTTCGGATAGAGAGCCGGGAAATAAGACCGGCAGCGGCAACCCGGCCGCGCTCCGACAGCGAGACGCTCCAACAGGCGGCGATCCTCTGCGCGGAAGCTTCAAGACCGGTCATTCTTTGCGGCGGCGGCGCCCTGACGGCGGAAGAGGAGGTGCGCCAGCTTGCCGAACAGATCGGCGCGCCGGTCGTTACCACGGTCAATTCCCGCGGCATGCTCGCCGGCCACCCCTTGAGAGTTCCGGCGAGCCCGAGCCTCAGGGCAGTCCGCGCTCTGCTGCGCGACGCGGACCTCGTGCTGGCGCTCGGCACCGAGATGGGCCAGACCGATTACGATCTTTATGCCGATGGCGGCTTTCCGGTGCTACGCAATCTGATCCGCACCGATATCGATGCGGCGCAGCTTGCCCGTGGCCCGCAGGCGGCGCTCCCTATTCTCTCCGGCGCAAGGACGGCGACGGCGGGCATGCTGGCCTTCCTGCCGGGGCACACGGCAGCCAAGGACGCAGCGTCGCGTGCGGATACGACCCGCAAGGCGGCGCTGAAGGAGTTGACAGCCAAGATGCGCGCCGAAGTCGGCATCATCGACATGATCTACAAGGCGCTTCCGGACTGCACCATCGTCGGCGATTCGACGCAGGCCGTCTACGCAGGCAATCTCTATTGCGATGCGCCGCGGCAACGTAGCTGGTTCAATTCGGCGACGGGTTACGGCTCCTTGGGCTACGCCCCGCCTGCTGCGGTCGGCGCGGCCGTTGCCGATCGGACCCGGCCTGTCTTATGCCTCGTCGGCGACGGCGGCTTCCAGTTCTCGCTCGCCGAGATAGGCTCCGCGGCCGATGCCAGAGCCCGGGTGATCTTCCTCGTCTGGAACAATGACGGCTATCAGGAGATCGAGTCCTACATGGTCGACTCCGGAATAACGCCCGAGGGCGTCAAGCCTTCGGCGCCCGACTTCCTGATGACCGCCAAGGCTTACGGTGTGCCGGCGGAGCGGCTGGCAAATATCCAGGATCTGGCTCGCGCGCTTGCGGATGCCGCCGCTCGGCCGGGACCGTCGCTGATCGAAATCCATCAGGCAAAAACCGTCGGCGCTTCCGCCTGA